Within Marinomonas mediterranea MMB-1, the genomic segment CGCGAGACCCACTCTATTTTTCTGGAATTCGAGACAATTTACATTTAACCTTATCGCTCTTATTAATCTCTTTTGAGTACCATGAACAACATCACAATTTATCTATTGCATGGAGCCGGTGCAGGGCACACTAGTGAGTTTCTGACAGAACTTAATGAGCAACTAAGCTCTGCTACAGGCCTTGAAGTAAAAGCGATAACGCTTTCTTATATGAAAACGATGGAAGAGACTCTCTCTAGACGACCGCCTCCAAAATTTGAAAAACTCGTCGATGAGGTTAAAGGTTTGATCCCATCCGACGAACCTTGCATCATCATAGGAAAGTCGATGGGAGCGAGAATCGCAACCCAGTTAACCGTTAGCCACAATGTAAAAGGCGTCGTCTGTTTTGGCTTTCCATTTTACCCCGCCCGAAAGACAGAGAAGCATCGGCTCAGCTACTTAGCAGCCGTCACTAAGCCTTGCCTCATATTTCAAGGGGATCGTGATACGTTGGGCAATCAGGAGTGGGTTGAGCAGCAAGTACTTCCTGAAACGGTTGATGTTCGCTGGGTAGAAGGCGCGGATCATGACTTCAAAAGAGCTAAAAAATACAATACAACCTTAAGTCAGCTCTTACATCAATTAAGCCAATTGACACAAACATGGATAACAAAGAATTGCCTTTAATAAGGGGAAGTAATCAATGGTAGATTCGGATTTTGCGGAACACGCCACATTAGATGCACAGGGCCTTTACTGTCCTGAGCCAGTCATGATGCTGCATGCAGAAATGAGAAAATTGGCGTCTGGACAAATACTTAAAGTATTGGCAACGGACCCATCGACACAAAGGGATATTCCAAAGTTTTGTAATTTCTTAGGGCACCCATTGCGAAAACAAACTCAAGAAGGAGAGGTGTTCCTCTATTGGCTTGAGAAAAAGTAGCGGCTTTTAAAAAAATGGCGCCTTTAAAACTCACAAGACCATAAAAGCACAAAGCGCCATCACCTGAATTAAGACAATGACGCTTTACTATCTCAGCAGTCGAGTGGTTCAATATATGAGCCACTCAATAAGAAATGATTTACGCGACTCTTAGTCTACGGCTGTTGGCGTAGTCTTTTGTAATTACTTCATAAAGCCTTGCGAAGCTAGTAGGGCGAGATAGGTCTACATTGATTTTCAATTGCCTAATAATATCATGCGCTGAAACCAAGCCTCGAATAGCCTGAGACTCTTCATCCACAACCAAAAGGTGTTGATACTTATTTTCTCTCTGGCTAAACAGCAAAGACTCTACATCCACTCCTTTCAATGAAGTGTAAGAAAGCGCAAGCAGGTTTTCTTTCGCTCTCATTACATCGATAGCAAGAAGTTCTTCTCGGCTATAGCCTTGTGCAGCCTGCTTGATGAATGTTTCATCACTTAGATCTTCCAGACTGACTACTCCTATGAATTTATTATCCGCATCGACTACCAGCTTCATCCTAACGTGCTCTTTTTTCATGACATTAACAAGAATGTCAGCGCGCAGCGTTGGCTCAATAATACGAGGAATTCTCGTATTAAAATCAGTAAACACTTTCGTTGCAGGAGAATATAAGCCTGTCGCTTCAGAAACTTCAGGCCACACTAAATCAGTAATTTCTTTCGCAGAAACATAAGTAAGAGTTTTCATTTTGTATTCCTTAATCGATTAAATAAAAAAAGCAGTTCAACTGGTGATTAAGAAAGTGAGAGGGGGAGCTCTACCAACAAAGGAATAGTAGTCCGTAGGAGTAACATTAACGTCGACCGGAACAGGGTGACTTGGTAAAAGCGCATCCTTTGGGTTGACGCTAACAAGCAAACCAAGTAAGTCGATGTCTGGCTGCGGAATATCTTTGTTTAGATCGACAACAAGAATTGAGACGGAAGCACTAGCGATGCCTGAGTCAAAGTCACGCTCAAGTGCTTGCACACTACTGCACAGTGTTAGCAGTAGTGGTATAAGCAACAAATAGATTGCGATGACACGATTCATTGAGACACGCCTTAATGATTCTGAATGCTTTTAGTCTAGCGCTATCTATTTCGGATTAGCAATTAGTTATTGTTAACCAATACCAATAAATCCAATTTATTACACTTTTTTAGAGCATTGTTCATAAAAGGTTAAGATGTCAATTTATAAGACTCTATTTCAGAGAGCATGCTGGTAATTTGCTCACTCGTTGAACGAGTGGTATTTTTCGTCTTAGATATTGACCCTAAAATTGTCCGAAGTTTTAACTCACGTGATTTATTGATGCTTGTTTTTCGAAAGTCCACCAGCCAGAGCCTAAGTACGCACAAGAACAAAAAAAACCACCTCATGGGTGGTTTTTTATCAGTTTTTTTTCGCTCAAATAAGAGTCTATTGACTAGTTCTCGTAGCTTTCGATAGGAGGGCACTCACAGTATAAGTTTCTATCGCCATAAACGTTGTCTATACGGCCCACTGGCGGCCAATATTTTCGAGATTTAATCCATGTTAACGGATACGCAGCTTCTTCTCTTGAGTAGGCGTGCGCCCAATCTGACTCAAGAAGGCTTGCGGCAGTATGAGGTGCATTAACAAGTGGGTTGTCATCGATTGACCATTCGCCATCCTGAACTTTGCGAATCTCGTTTCGAATTTGAATCATGGCGTCACTAAAGCGATCCAGCTCTTCTTTGCTTTCTGATTCAGTTGGCTCGATCATGAGTGTTCC encodes:
- a CDS encoding alpha/beta family hydrolase, producing MNNITIYLLHGAGAGHTSEFLTELNEQLSSATGLEVKAITLSYMKTMEETLSRRPPPKFEKLVDEVKGLIPSDEPCIIIGKSMGARIATQLTVSHNVKGVVCFGFPFYPARKTEKHRLSYLAAVTKPCLIFQGDRDTLGNQEWVEQQVLPETVDVRWVEGADHDFKRAKKYNTTLSQLLHQLSQLTQTWITKNCL
- the tusA gene encoding sulfurtransferase TusA, whose protein sequence is MVDSDFAEHATLDAQGLYCPEPVMMLHAEMRKLASGQILKVLATDPSTQRDIPKFCNFLGHPLRKQTQEGEVFLYWLEKK
- a CDS encoding CBS domain-containing protein — translated: MKTLTYVSAKEITDLVWPEVSEATGLYSPATKVFTDFNTRIPRIIEPTLRADILVNVMKKEHVRMKLVVDADNKFIGVVSLEDLSDETFIKQAAQGYSREELLAIDVMRAKENLLALSYTSLKGVDVESLLFSQRENKYQHLLVVDEESQAIRGLVSAHDIIRQLKINVDLSRPTSFARLYEVITKDYANSRRLRVA